The bacterium DNA segment CCCGTTTCCACTGATGGTACACAGGAGTGTGTGGTTGTCCGGCCGCTCGAGTCATCCGATGTCATGACCGCGCGGTTTTTCCATATGCCAAAGGACAGCCTCAGGGAAATCGCCGACAGAATTCTTGCGCTCGGCTCGATCGAATATGTATTCTATGACGTAACGAACAAACCGCCCGGAACATTCGAATGGGAATGAAATTACGGGATATTTTCTGCGGAAAAGTGATGAGCCTGACCTGTTCGTAAAAAATTAATGGAACGCGATCGGCCGGATTTTCACGGATTTGTTCATATATATTTTTACAATGTGAACGATTAGTAATTACAAATGATAGTATAAATAATTATTTATGTTTATTTGTGTCTTTGTGTTTTGGTGGTTATTTTTCTTTAAATTCGGAATAGGAATCATACACGCAAGGATTCATTTTAAAGCTGTATGCCCTGTGTCAGATATTACCCGGATTTGTTTCACGTGATTTTTTGAAGGAAATGGTTCATGAAAATTGTCGTTTGCATCAAACAGGTTCCCGATACCATGGATGTACGGATTGACCCGGTGACGAATACGCTCGTCCGGGCCGGTGTTCCCTCGATTCTCAATCCGTTCGATGAGTTTGCCATCGAGGAGGGGCTGCGAATCCGTGAGAAGTGTGGTGGTACGGTTACCGCCGTCACCATGGGACCGCCGCAGGCCGATGAGATTCTCCGTGTTGCGCTCGCAATGGGAGTGGACGATGTTGCTCTCATTTCTGACAGGGCGTTTGCCGGCTCCGATACCCTTGCGACCTCGTATACGCTTTCACGTGGAATCGGGAAAATCGGCGGTGTCGATATCGTCATTACCGGAAAGCAGGCCATTGATGGCGATACCGCGCAGGTCGGCCCCGGTATTGCCGCAAGGCTTGGGTTGTCTCAGCTTACCTATGTATCGAAAGTCGAGGATATCGATCTCGAAAAGAAAACGATAACCGTCGAGCGTCTTCTCGATGGCGGCCGTGAGCGTGTACAAGCGGACTTGCCGGTTCTGATGGCGGTTGTCAAGGATATCAATGTTCCCCGTCAGCCCTCGATCCTGAAAATGAAAAAAGCACGGGGCGCGCAGATACCGCTGTGGAAGGCTCAGGATATTGATGCAGATGAAAATCAGATCGGCCAGAACGGTTCCCCGACGTGGGTCGAGCGGATTTTTTCCCCGGAACAGAAGTCGGGCGGAGACGTGTTCAGCGGCGAGGCGGATGAATGCGCGGCGCGGATAACGGAACTTCTGCTTGAAATGAAGTTACAGTAGAACGAGAACCCGTTCTTGAAAACGGGGCCGGGTGTCTGTAATGACGGCTTTCATAAATACCGGCTGCATTGTTCGTTCATTAATCAGAGTGAGGTGACATGGGACTTGTCATTATAAAAGAAAAGTGTGTCGGATGCAGATTATGTATAAAGGCCTGCCCCTTCGGCGCGCTCGATCTCATCGATAAAAAAGCGGTTGTTAACGAGAAGTGCACATTATGCGGAATCTGTGTAAGCTCCTGCAAGTTCGATGCAATCGTTCTTCCCGAGCGAGATCGTACAGGCCACGTGAACATCGATGAATATCACGGTGTCTGGGTGTTTGTCCAGGAGGACGGCGGCGGCATTCACCATGTATCGCTCGAGCTCGTAGGCGAGGGAAGGAAGCTTGCCGACCGGCTCGGCACCCATCTTTCCTGCATGGTGATGGGGGAAGGCATCGAACCGCTTCTGGATGAGCTCTCGCATTATCCCGTTGACCGTATGTATGCGGTTGAGCATCCTGTGCTTGCACGGTACCGCACCAAGCCGTTTGTCGCTGCGTCGGTTGCGCTCATCACCCGGTACAAGCCTGAAATCGTTCTTATCGGCGCCACTGCAACGGGGAGAGATTTCGGAGGCGGGCTTGCGACCGAGCTCAGAACGGGACTGACAGCCGATTGCACCGATCTCGATATCGAGGATGAAACGCGGAGTCTCCTCCAGACCCGTCCTGCATTCGGCGGGAACATCATGGCAACCATCAAATCGTCACGGCACCGTCCCCAGATGGCGACCGTACGGCCTAAAGTGTTTGCCATGCCGCTCAGGGGTGAGAAGCGCGCCATCGAGGTTGTAAGGGAGGAAGTCAGCCTTTCGGAAGCAGATCAGATGACAAGAATACTTGAGTGGATTCCTTCAAAGGAAGGTGTCAACCTTGCCGATGCCAATATCATCGTTTCCGGCGGGCGCGGGATAGGCAAACCGGAGAATTTCTCCCTGCTCCAGGAGCTGGCGGAGCTTCTCGGCGGAGCTGTCGGAGCGTCGCGCGCGGTCGTTGACGCCGGATGGATCGATTATTCCCACCAGGTTGGCCAGACGGGACGGACAGTGAGGCCGACGGTGTATATTGCGTGCGGTATTTCCGGTGCTGTGCAGCATATTGCCGGTATGAAAACATCGGAAGTAATCATAGCCATCAACAGGGACCCCGATGCGCCGATTTTCAAGGTCGCGACGTACGGTTTTGTCGGAGATGTACTGGAAATTGTCCCGAAACTGATAAAGGAGCTGAAAAGCCGCAGAGGTCTGGCATAAATGGCGGAACTGTTTGTATGGAATAGAAAATGGACTGTAACCCTGAACATTGAACCTTAGACAGGAAATAACCATGAGTGAATCGAATACTGTTTCCGGCTGTTGTACGGGCAACTATCTCTTCAAATCCGATCCCGAGGTCTACAAAGAGATAAAACATGAATTTGAACGTCAGCGCGACAACCTCGAGATGATAGCATCCGAGAACTATGCATCGACCGCGGTTCTTGAGGCCGCCGGCTCCATGCTTACGAATAAGTATGCCGAGGGTTATCCGGGGCGGCGTTATTACGGCGGGTGCGAATTCGTGGATGATGTCGAGCGGATTGCGATCGCAAGGGCAAAAACCATCTTCGGTTGTGATCATGCGAACGTTCAGCCTCATGCCGGTTCGCAGGCCAACATGGCGGCTTATTTTGCCATGCTCCAGCCCGGCGACCGTATCATGGCGATGGACCTCGTGCATGGTGGTCATCTGACCCACGGCAGTAAAGTGAACTTTTCGGGCCGTATGTACGAGATCATTCCCTACGGTGTCAGGCGCGGAGACTGCCTGATCGACTACGATGCTCTTGCCAAGAAGGCCCGTGAGACAAAACCTGCCCTGATCGTCGGAGGCGCGACCGCCTATCCGCGGATCATCGATTTTCCGAAATTCAGGGAAATCGCCGACGAGGTCGGCGCCCGTTTCATGGTTGATGCAGCCCATATAGCCGGGCTCATTGCCGGCGGCGAGCATCCGAGCCCGGTGCCCTTTGCCGATGTTGTAACGGGGACGACGCATAAAACTCTCCGTGGTCCGCGCGGCGGATTTATCCTGTCCACCGAAGAGCTGGCAAAACCGGTCGACAGACAGATTTTCCCCGGTATTCAGGGCGGCCCTCTCATGCACATCATTGCCGCAAAAGCCGTGGCGTTCGGCGAGGTGCTGAAACCGGAGTTCAAAACCTATGTACGGCAGATTGTCGTGAACTGTAAAACGCTTGCGGCGGAGCTCATGTCCCGTGGATACACTCTTGTGTCGGGCGGGACGGACAACCATCTCATTCTGGTCGATCTGAGCGGGAGCGGCATCACGGGGAAAATTGCGGAGGAAGCCCTCGGGATCGCCGGAATCACGGTCAATAAGAATACAATCCCCTTCGAAACGGAGAAACCGACGATAACGAGCGGTATTCGTATCGGTACAGCCGCCCTCACGACCCGTGGAATGAAAGAGCCTGAGATGCGCACGATTGCCGATTTTATTTCGCGTGTTCTGAAAAATATTGATAACGAAACAGTTTTGGCGAAAATACGCGGAGAATCCCGCGAACTTGCTCAATCGTTTCCGATATTTGCATGGTAAGCGTTTTTTTTATTGTAAAAGGAGCTCACGGGTCAGACGGCTTCAGAGCGATAATCCGTTTGGGCGTTAACATGAAAGGCGACCGGTATGAAGTGCCCGTTTTGCGGTTCTGATACAGACAAGGTGGTCGATTCGAGATCTTCTAAAAACGGCGAATCGATCAGAAGACGTCGGGAGTGCCAGAAGTGCAACCAGCGTTTTACGACCTATGAGTACATTGAGGATGTCTCACTCAATGTCATTAAATCCGATGGTACCCGCGAGCCGTTCGACCGGAAGAAACTGCTCAGGGGTATTACGATTTCATGTGCAAAACGGCCGATTTCGATTGACAGGCTCGATGAGATAGTCGACCAGATAGTCCGCGAAATAGAGATGCGTGGTGAACGTGAAATTTCATCGAAACTTGTCGGTGAAATGGTCATGAGGCATCTCAGGGACCTTGACGAAGTCGCATATGTCCGGTTTGCATCCGTGTATCGTAAATTCAAGGACAAGTCGGAATTTATGGAAGAGCTGAAAAACTTCATCGAGTCGTGAATCCGTATGTTGGCTTTTTCCGTATACTGCTGCGGTAATTCCTGACAGGTGTTTGAGAGAAATACAATGTCAATAGCCGGAAACATAAAGCGCGTGTACGAGGAGATCGGCGAAGCGGCTTCCCGCGCGGGACGCGACCCTTCGGAGGTGGTTCTGCTCGCTGTGACCAAGACGCGCACGGTACGGGAGATTGAGGAGGCAGCTGCTGCGGGAATCGTGCACTTCGGCGAGAACAGGGTTCAGGAAGCATCCTCGAAAATCCCCGATATAGCTCTTCCGGTTATCTGGCACATGATCGGTCCGCTTCAGTCGAACAAAGTCAAACCTGCGGCAGCCCTGTTTGAGTGGATAGACAGTATACACTCGAAAAAAATTGTCGATCTGCTTTCGGAGCGTGCCGCCGAAACGGGACGAATCTTCAAAGTGCTCATTCAGGTTAATATTTCCGGTGAATCCGCCAAATCGGGTGTCCCGGTCAATGAAGTCCGTGACCTGGTTGCCTGTGCGGCCGAAAAAAGGAATCTCGATGTAAGGGGGCTCATGACCCTCGGATCGTTCGGTGTGACTCGAGAGGTTACTCGTTCCGAGTTTGCCCGGATGCGTGACCTGTTTGACTCTTTCCGCGCCGATCCGGAGCTGGCTCCCCGTATGGAAGTGCTTTCCATGGGCATGTCTGATGATTTTACCATCGCGGTCGAGGAAGGTTCGACCATGGTCAGGGTAGGAACGGCAATTTTCGGAAAAAGGATTTGACAATTCCATGATTCGCATGGTTTTTTATCATATACTGGAAGGAATGATCCTCCTTATCCGGGCGTGTACGATTATTGCTGCGGGACTCCTGATTGCGAGATCGATTATTGTCCGGTTCATGCCGGTGCAGGCGCGATCTCTTGTACTTACCCTGGAAAATATGACCGAAGCGTTTGTTACCCCGGTTCGGGTTATACTTCCAGAACAGGGATGCACACGTAATATTGATTACGCTCCTCTCGTGGCGGCAATCATCATTCTTCTGCTGGGGCTTGGTTTTAAGGAACTGCTTGAAAATATTGAAGTTTATTGCGCAATAAACAGATGAAAATACAGAAGGATAAATTCTACGCATAATGCGTGTTTTCATTGAGATGAATCAGGTGCTGAAAATTATTACAGAGGGGGAATAACCGTGAATATCTCACCGCTTGACATACGGAAACATGAATTCAGAAAGACGATGCGTGGTTTTGACCCTGACGAGGTGACGGCGTTTCTGGATATGATTTCTATGGAGTACGAAACCCTTGTCCGTGATAACGCCCTGATGAATGAAAAAGTGGCTAATCTGGACAGTCAGCTCAAGAAGTACCGTGATATCGAGAGTACTCTCAGGGAAACCCTTCTTTCCGCCCAGAAAGCTCGTGAAGATACAATCATAACTGCAAAAAAACAGGCCGAGGTAATCGTGCGCGAGGCCGAAGTGAAAGCAGCTTCGATTATCGAAGAAGGCCGTAATGCACTGACGCGGCTCCGGAGCGCGTTTACGGAGCTCAAGGTTCACAAAGACACATATCTCACAAAAATAAAAGCGCTTACCAAAGCCCAGCTCGATGTATTTGAGCAGTATACATTTTCCGAGGAGAAGAAACTCGAGGATATGAAGCCGATTTCAGATGAAGGAACGGTTGAAACATCCCGGAAAGAAGTATCTCAGAAAGAGATATCCTTGAAAGAAACAGCCCCGAAGGAAGTACCACAGCAGCCGAAACAATCCGGGAAAAAAGCGGATGAGGTTGTACAGTTGACCCGGGAGACATTTTTCCCGGAGGATTTCGATGACGCAAAGGAAGATGATAAGTAAATAAAGGCAAAATAAACAGTGAGAATCGTAATACATATGGTCGCTCATGCGACGTGTTATGTTGAAAGGTAAACAATGACTGTTATAACCGATATGGTTAAAAAGGCGCGTGACTACATTTCCTCCATGACCGATTTTGTGCCCGAAGCGGGAATTGTTCTCGGAACCGGTCTCGGTGGTTTGAGCAATGAGATACAGTCTGAAACGGTTATTCCGTATTCCGATATTCCCGGTTTTGTTCATTCTACCGTGGAATCCCATCAGGGCAGGCTGATTTTAGGAACATTATCGGGGCATCGGGTAGTCGCCATGCAGGGACGATTCCATTATTACGAGGGATATTCCATGCAGGAAATCACATTCCCCGTGCGTGTCTTAAAGTATCTCGGCGCTTCGGTTCTTGTGATTTCAAATGCCGCAGGCGGTATAAGGGCCGATTTCGGGAAGGGCGATCTCGTGCTTATCAAAGACCATATCAATTTATTAGGAGACAACCCGCTCAGGGGTGTGAACGAACCGGAATTCGGTACGAGATTTTCCGATATGAGCGAACCCTATTCACGGCGTCTCATGGCACTGGCCCGTTCTGCGGCTGTGGAGAAGGGAATAGGCCTTCGGGAGGGCGTATACGCAGCGATGCAGGGGCCGTCGCTTGAAACCGCAGCCGAGTACCGCTTTCTCAGAATGATAGGGGCAGACATGGTCGGAATGTCCACAGTTCCGGAAGCTATTGTGGCTGTTCAGATGGGTATGGAAGTGCTCGGTATAACCATAATTTCCGACATTTGCATTCCCGAAAACCTGGAACGCGTGGTCATACAGGAGATCATCGCAACCTGTGAAGCGGCTGAACCAAGATTGACGATGCTTATAAGGGAGGTAATCGGGAAGCTGTAAATTTTTTGTCCTTGATCAGAAATTACTTTCAATTCTGGAAATAATATTGTATCTTACTTAACTCGATATGAGTTTGAAAGTACTTTCTCCATCAGAGGGAAGCTGATTATGAATCAAAAGGATCTTGAGTACTTCAAGGATTTGATCCTGAGAAAAAAGGAAGCGCTGGTGGCCGAGCTCGGTTATCTCGAGACCTCGACCATGAGTACGACTTCCAAGGATCAGTCCGGTGATCTTTCCGCCTATTCTTTTCATATGGCCGATCAGGGTACTGATACCATGGAGCGGGAAATGGCGTTTTCTCTCGCCTCACGTGAAGGGCGTTATCTCCACCATCTCAACGAAGCCCTCGATCGTATCAAGGATGGGACATACGGGAAGTGCCGTTCGTGCGGAAATGATATTTCAAAGTCCCGGCTTGAGGCTGTTCCCAATGCAACGCAGTGCATAAAGTGCAAGAACGCCGAAGAAAAAAAACAGCGAGGATTATAGTGCGCAGGTATTTTTGGCTTATTGTACTTTTTATTTTTGCTGTTGTTACAGATCAGCTGTCAAAACATGCTGTCGATTCATTTCTTAACCTCTATGAATCCCGGAATATCATTGGGGATTATCTCAAGCTGACCTATATCAAAAATTCCGGAGCATCTTTCGGTATCTCATTTGGTAATCCGACTGTAATGATCGTCGTTAATATCCTCGTTATTCTTCTTCTTGCTTTTTTGTTTTTCAAAGGTACGCTGCGACCGGAAAACATTTTTGGAAAGATTGCGGTTTTTCTGGTTCTGGGAGGCGCGATAGGTAATCTTATCGACCGTATCAGGTTCGGTGAAGTCAGAGATTTTATTGAAATGGGTATCGGGCACTATCGCTGGCCGGTTTATAATCT contains these protein-coding regions:
- a CDS encoding electron transfer flavoprotein subunit beta/FixA family protein; protein product: MKIVVCIKQVPDTMDVRIDPVTNTLVRAGVPSILNPFDEFAIEEGLRIREKCGGTVTAVTMGPPQADEILRVALAMGVDDVALISDRAFAGSDTLATSYTLSRGIGKIGGVDIVITGKQAIDGDTAQVGPGIAARLGLSQLTYVSKVEDIDLEKKTITVERLLDGGRERVQADLPVLMAVVKDINVPRQPSILKMKKARGAQIPLWKAQDIDADENQIGQNGSPTWVERIFSPEQKSGGDVFSGEADECAARITELLLEMKLQ
- a CDS encoding electron transfer flavoprotein subunit alpha yields the protein MGLVIIKEKCVGCRLCIKACPFGALDLIDKKAVVNEKCTLCGICVSSCKFDAIVLPERDRTGHVNIDEYHGVWVFVQEDGGGIHHVSLELVGEGRKLADRLGTHLSCMVMGEGIEPLLDELSHYPVDRMYAVEHPVLARYRTKPFVAASVALITRYKPEIVLIGATATGRDFGGGLATELRTGLTADCTDLDIEDETRSLLQTRPAFGGNIMATIKSSRHRPQMATVRPKVFAMPLRGEKRAIEVVREEVSLSEADQMTRILEWIPSKEGVNLADANIIVSGGRGIGKPENFSLLQELAELLGGAVGASRAVVDAGWIDYSHQVGQTGRTVRPTVYIACGISGAVQHIAGMKTSEVIIAINRDPDAPIFKVATYGFVGDVLEIVPKLIKELKSRRGLA
- a CDS encoding serine hydroxymethyltransferase — its product is MSESNTVSGCCTGNYLFKSDPEVYKEIKHEFERQRDNLEMIASENYASTAVLEAAGSMLTNKYAEGYPGRRYYGGCEFVDDVERIAIARAKTIFGCDHANVQPHAGSQANMAAYFAMLQPGDRIMAMDLVHGGHLTHGSKVNFSGRMYEIIPYGVRRGDCLIDYDALAKKARETKPALIVGGATAYPRIIDFPKFREIADEVGARFMVDAAHIAGLIAGGEHPSPVPFADVVTGTTHKTLRGPRGGFILSTEELAKPVDRQIFPGIQGGPLMHIIAAKAVAFGEVLKPEFKTYVRQIVVNCKTLAAELMSRGYTLVSGGTDNHLILVDLSGSGITGKIAEEALGIAGITVNKNTIPFETEKPTITSGIRIGTAALTTRGMKEPEMRTIADFISRVLKNIDNETVLAKIRGESRELAQSFPIFAW
- the nrdR gene encoding transcriptional regulator NrdR, whose amino-acid sequence is MKCPFCGSDTDKVVDSRSSKNGESIRRRRECQKCNQRFTTYEYIEDVSLNVIKSDGTREPFDRKKLLRGITISCAKRPISIDRLDEIVDQIVREIEMRGEREISSKLVGEMVMRHLRDLDEVAYVRFASVYRKFKDKSEFMEELKNFIES
- a CDS encoding YggS family pyridoxal phosphate-dependent enzyme, coding for MSIAGNIKRVYEEIGEAASRAGRDPSEVVLLAVTKTRTVREIEEAAAAGIVHFGENRVQEASSKIPDIALPVIWHMIGPLQSNKVKPAAALFEWIDSIHSKKIVDLLSERAAETGRIFKVLIQVNISGESAKSGVPVNEVRDLVACAAEKRNLDVRGLMTLGSFGVTREVTRSEFARMRDLFDSFRADPELAPRMEVLSMGMSDDFTIAVEEGSTMVRVGTAIFGKRI
- a CDS encoding YggT family protein, yielding MIRMVFYHILEGMILLIRACTIIAAGLLIARSIIVRFMPVQARSLVLTLENMTEAFVTPVRVILPEQGCTRNIDYAPLVAAIIILLLGLGFKELLENIEVYCAINR
- a CDS encoding DivIVA domain-containing protein → MNISPLDIRKHEFRKTMRGFDPDEVTAFLDMISMEYETLVRDNALMNEKVANLDSQLKKYRDIESTLRETLLSAQKAREDTIITAKKQAEVIVREAEVKAASIIEEGRNALTRLRSAFTELKVHKDTYLTKIKALTKAQLDVFEQYTFSEEKKLEDMKPISDEGTVETSRKEVSQKEISLKETAPKEVPQQPKQSGKKADEVVQLTRETFFPEDFDDAKEDDK
- a CDS encoding purine-nucleoside phosphorylase is translated as MTVITDMVKKARDYISSMTDFVPEAGIVLGTGLGGLSNEIQSETVIPYSDIPGFVHSTVESHQGRLILGTLSGHRVVAMQGRFHYYEGYSMQEITFPVRVLKYLGASVLVISNAAGGIRADFGKGDLVLIKDHINLLGDNPLRGVNEPEFGTRFSDMSEPYSRRLMALARSAAVEKGIGLREGVYAAMQGPSLETAAEYRFLRMIGADMVGMSTVPEAIVAVQMGMEVLGITIISDICIPENLERVVIQEIIATCEAAEPRLTMLIREVIGKL
- a CDS encoding TraR/DksA family transcriptional regulator, with the translated sequence MNQKDLEYFKDLILRKKEALVAELGYLETSTMSTTSKDQSGDLSAYSFHMADQGTDTMEREMAFSLASREGRYLHHLNEALDRIKDGTYGKCRSCGNDISKSRLEAVPNATQCIKCKNAEEKKQRGL
- the lspA gene encoding signal peptidase II, which encodes MRRYFWLIVLFIFAVVTDQLSKHAVDSFLNLYESRNIIGDYLKLTYIKNSGASFGISFGNPTVMIVVNILVILLLAFLFFKGTLRPENIFGKIAVFLVLGGAIGNLIDRIRFGEVRDFIEMGIGHYRWPVYNLADIYITFGMFILFFIYAFKKDSTGDVITPAPE